One uncultured Carboxylicivirga sp. genomic window, TTTTCCCCGGAGGTGCAAAATTAATGATGGAAGAGGGACTTTTTAAAGACTTTGAACCGGAGGTAATAATTGGTCAGCATGTATTACCCAATATGAAAACAGGACATGTTGGATTTAAAAGTGGCATGTACATGGCATCGGGCGATGAAGTATACATAACAGTAAAAGGCAAAGGTGGTCATGCAGCCATGCCTCATACACTGACTGATAATGTTTTGATTGCTTCTCATATCATTGTTTCGTTGCAACAGATTGTTAGTCGTATTGTGCCGGCTCAGATACCAACTGTACTCTCATTTGGTAAGGTCATCGCTAATGGTGCCACCAATATCATTCCTGAAACCGTTGAAATTGCAGGAACTCTTCGTACTATGAACGAAGAATGGCGTGCGAAGATAAAAGATAAGATACGTGAGATTGCCACAAGCATAGCTCAATCTATGGGTGCTGATTGTGAAATCGATATTAAAGATGGTTATCCGGTTGTACACAACAACGAAGCCATTACTGAACAAGCTATTTCATTTTCAAACGAATATCTGGGCAAAGAGAAAACCGAACTAATGGATATTCGAATGACTGCTGAAGATTTTGGATATTTTTCACAGAAATATCCATGTACCTTTTATCGATTTGGAGTTGAACAGGTTGATACAGAAACAGGCAGTTTGCATACTCCACAATTCAATTTAAATGAAAATTCGTTAGAAACTGCGGCTGGTTTAATGGCTTATTTAGGATATAAATTTATGTCGAAATAATAACAATCACCATTAACCAT contains:
- a CDS encoding M20 family metallopeptidase, with amino-acid sequence MKAKIQELTQQYINDIIAIRRHLHSNPELSFAEHKTSAYIKEQLNKMGIPYQDGFVKTGILGRIEGKNPQKRIIALRADMDALPIKESTQLEFTSRNEGVMHACGHDAHTSALLGAAMILNEIKYEWEGTILLIFQPAEEVFPGGAKLMMEEGLFKDFEPEVIIGQHVLPNMKTGHVGFKSGMYMASGDEVYITVKGKGGHAAMPHTLTDNVLIASHIIVSLQQIVSRIVPAQIPTVLSFGKVIANGATNIIPETVEIAGTLRTMNEEWRAKIKDKIREIATSIAQSMGADCEIDIKDGYPVVHNNEAITEQAISFSNEYLGKEKTELMDIRMTAEDFGYFSQKYPCTFYRFGVEQVDTETGSLHTPQFNLNENSLETAAGLMAYLGYKFMSK